In one Rhopalosiphum padi isolate XX-2018 chromosome 3, ASM2088224v1, whole genome shotgun sequence genomic region, the following are encoded:
- the LOC132925533 gene encoding uncharacterized protein LOC132925533, whose amino-acid sequence MASGDPDIYLVEPTPLTFEIDEENIDQGFIFIFLENIEYETISCDFVGDENIDESVTLDVSTTPSEGQGQQIRKPANVRDSRLGSKSLKTPRMVKQKLTSQLQAARNSFNTIAENQADAMTLMADSLSVIENDQKMM is encoded by the exons ATGGCTTCGGGCGATCCGgatatttatttagttgaaCCCACACCATTAACTTTTGAAATAGATGAAGAAAACATTGACCAAGGTTT tattttcatatttttagaaaacataGAATATGAAACCATAAGTTGTGACTTCGTTGGAGATGAAAATATAGATGAAAGTGTAACACTTGATGTAAGTACTACACCTAGTGAAGGTCAAGGTCAACAAATTCGCAAGCCTGCTAATGTAAGGGACTCAAGGTTAggttcaaaaagtttaaaaactccAC gaatggTGAAACAAAAGCTTACTAGTCAGTTACAGGCAGCTAGAAATTCTTTTAATACAATAGCAGAAAACCAAGCTGATGCTATGACATTGATGGCAGATTCTCTATCGGTAATTGAAAATGACCAAAAGAT GATGTAG
- the LOC132925532 gene encoding uncharacterized protein LOC132925532, which produces MRFNKPAVDSFYNLLASCMKKHSFPPDRIYNVDETGLTCVAKSQGKITAVKGRKQVGKLSSAERGQNVTATICFSAAKHYVPLLLIYPRKRLAPTFLTGTPPSTYGVTHPSEWIQSEIFVKWIQHLIKHTKPTEEHPVLLLLDGHATHVKNLAVLELARKNFITVLCFPPHTTHKLQPLDVSFMRPLSMYYSQEINIYLLNHPGRVVTLHEIGKIFVTAYNKAATVKNAVSGFNKTGIYPYNPEAFSEEDFIAADTTDIPMSTSTDIESSSNLTSSDTTDIPVSTLTNIESLSNLKSKTPSTSTHLPNIVLASTAMTEIASTLSTEYSSIETTSINPTNNIMTNMSTPQSCILKRKSFEVSLKDIIQIPKATKIR; this is translated from the coding sequence ATGAGGTTTAATAAACCAGCTGTtgattctttttataatttgttggcGTCTTGCATGAAAAAACATTCATTTCCTCCTGATAGGATTTATAATGTTGATGAGACGGGGTTGACGTGCGTTGCTAAGAGTCAAGGAAAAATAACAGCAGTTAAAGGTAGAAAACAAGTCGGTAAACTATCGTCAGCGGAGAGGGGACAAAATGTTACTGCTACTATTTGTTTCTCTGCCGCAAAGCATTATGTACCTctactattaatttatccaAGAAAACGCTTAGCACCTACATTCCTTACTGGAACACCTCCATCAACTTATGGTGTAACACATCCCTCTGAGTGGATACAATCGGAAATATTCGTAAAGTGGatacaacatttaataaaacacacaaaACCTACTGAAGAACACCCAGTTCTATTACTTTTAGATGGACATGCTACTCACGTGAAAAACTTAGCAGTTTTAGAATTAGCAAGAAAAAACTTCATTACAGTGCTCTGCTTCCCTCCACATACAACACATAAACTTCAACCTTTAGACGTTAGTTTCATGCGCCCATTAAGTATGTATTATAgtcaagaaataaatatttatctacttaACCATCCAGGACGGGTTGTGACATTACAtgaaattggaaaaatatttgttactgCTTACAACAAAGCTGCTACAGTTAAAAATGCTGTTTCGGGATTCAATAAAACTGGTATTTACCCTTATAATCCGGAAGCTTTTAGTGAGGAAGATTTCATAGCAGCTGATACTACTGATATTCCAATGTCAACTTCAACAGACATTGAATCATCATCTAATTTGACATCATCTGATACTACTGATATTCCAGTATCGACTTTAACAAACATTGAGTCTTTATCTAACTTGAAATCCAAGACACCATCTACATCAACTCATTTGCCAAACATTGTACTTGCTTCTACTGCAATGACGGAGATTGCTTCAACATTATCTACTGAGTATTCAAGTATTGAAACTACATCTATAAATCCTACAAATAACATTATGACCAATATGTCAACGCCTCAATCATGTATATTGAAACGAAAAAGCTTTGAAGTTTCACTCAAAGATATAATTCAAATTCCTAAAGCCactaaaataagataa